CTTCTGGCCATCGGGTCTGCATCCCGGCGCGGACGGCCCAGTCTTCGATCTGAGCGGAAGTTGCCGCGTCTAAGGCCAGCTTGGCCAGGCGATGCTTATGTGGGACAAGCCACTCAGCCAAAAGAGTTCGACCAAGATAGCCGGTGCCACGGCAGTCGGGGCAGCCGGCTGGTTGCTTCATTCCCAGAATCTGAAAGCCAAAGCGGTTGTCGTTATCGCATGCGACCGCACAGTGGCAAAGCTTGCGAACCAAACGCTGGTGCAGCACGCCTAATAGACCGCTTTGAATCATGTAGGGAGGAATTCCCATATCGATCAGGCGGCGGACGCTTTCTGCCGCACTACCACTATGAAACGTACTGAGAACCAACTGCCCGGTCAGGCTGGCCTGCATGGCTGTCTCAGCCGTCTCGGGATCGCGGATTTCCCCAACGAGGATGACTTCCGGATCTTGCCGCATGAGGCTTCGCAGGCCAGCCGCAAAATCGAAAGTTGTATTGGGGCGAATATTGCTTTGCGAAATACCAGGGATCTCGGATTCGATCGGATCTTCCAGTGTGACGATACTGCGTGCTCCTTCGCCCTGCGCATTAATATGCCGCAAGCAAGCATACGCGGTCGTCGATTTTCCACTACCAGCCGGGCCGGCGACTAAGATCATTCCAGACGATTCACTTAGCAGTCCTATCAGATCGTGTGAAATCACCGGGGGCAGTCGGAGATCACCCAACTGTTGCAGTTCGACTTGCTGCCACAAAATTCGGATGACAACACGCTCACCATGCAAGGCAGGAAAAGTGCTCACACGCACCTCTTGCCCGAACGACATTTCACCGACGCGACCTTCTTGCGGGATATCGGTTCGATAGGTCAACAGCCCTGCCATGATCTTGAGCCGTGCTGCGATGTCCGTTTTCTGGCCGTGCTTTACCATGCCAAGCCGTTGCAGTACGCCATCGATCCGAACCTTAACCAGAAAACCCTCAGCAGTTGGCTGCAGGTGAACGTCACTAGCCTGAAGCTTGACTGCGCCGTCGAGTAAAGTGTCGACAACCTTCTCGGCATACGTTTCTGCGGAAACATCGTGGCTGAGCAGACGTTGGTGAAGTTCTGAAAGTTGCATGAGCGTAATGCGTGGGTGGCAGCATCGGGGCAAAGCCGCATTCACCGAAAGAATCCGAATGGCGATCAATGCGGCAAATGCATGGAGGATTCGTTTATCCTATCGTCGTCTGCCAAATGATGACAAACAAGCCGACGGCGAAACACCACCAAGCGAACCAGTGTAGTCGTCCACGTTGGACCATCTTCAAGAGCAAGACGAGGGAGGCCCAGCCAACAGCAAAGCTAACCACGGCGCCTAACAGCAAGAGCCAAGCGGGCATCCCGCCTTCTGACTCGCCTGATTCTCCCAGCTTCTTGGCCGTCTCCAAGGTGATAGCCCCCAAGATCGCAGGTACGGCCATTAAGAATGAAAACGTCGCCGCGCCTTCGCGTGAAAGGCCCAACGCTTGCCCGCTACAAATGGTGGAACCACTACGTGAAATACCCGGCAAAATGGCCATGGCCTGTGCGCAGCCAATCCACCAGGCCTGCCACCAGGAAGTCTCAGCGTACGATTCCTCCGTCTGGTTTAACTTCTGTGAAAGCAAGAGAATCGCCCCGGTGAATAGCAGGCAAACGCCAGCCACCAAAGGAGATTCGAGCATCGCATCAGCATCTGTTACTTTCAGCAAGATTGCCGCAATCACCGCTGGGATGGTCGCGATAGCCAAGAGAAACAAAATTCGCCAATCCTTGGTCAATGCTTCATAAAGTTGCTTGCGATAGACAACCAAGATCGAGCCAAGCGTGCCCGCGTGCAACACGATGTTCAGTTCGATCAAGTCAAATGTTTCTGCGTCGGCACCTAGCAGTGTGGCCAGTACGACCAAGTGACCCGATGAACTGATCGGCAGGAACTCAGCAATTCCTTGCACAACAGCAAGCAGAATGATCTGCCAGACAGGTAGTTCCACGTAAGTAATTTCCCAAATCGAGAGCGAAGCGACACTGTAGTTTCCGCCGTGCTCGAAGCCAAGGCATGTAGCACGAAGGGGAAATGTTACGACGATTCGGGGAAGATGGGGTTAAGGCCCGAAGAATCGTTAGAACCAGCAAGGTTCAGTTTGCTGGAGATGCCGGTTCGGCGTCAGGCGGCGAAACGACTTCGACATATCGTACCACCGTTCCCAAGCGACCTGAACCATGGGCGTCGATTACCAAGCGATAACGGCCTGGCTGCTGTGGTAGCGTGACCGGGAGGCTTACTTCGCCGCTCGTATTCGTTGAAAGGCGGGGCAGCCATAGAATTGGTTCTTGCGTCTGTTCTTTCGCGTTGGCCTGTTTTCCCATGCCGCTAGAGGCCATGCTGCGTGGTGCGAATGGGGTTGGCGATGGCGAGGCTACTTCCGGTACGATTGCATCCATCGGGGCAGTCTCGGCCGCTGGTTGGGGGGCAGCGCCACCGTAGCCGCCGAGTTCCCGTGGACTGGGAGCATTAGCTGATCGCATGCCTGCTCCTCCGGCGGCACGTGAACGGTTTGTGCTTTCGACGCCAGGAGCCATCATCGGAACGGCTGGCTGGTTGGTGACCGCCGGACCGGTACGAAGTTTGACTTGCGAGTTTGATTCCGAACGCTGCATCTGCATTTCGGCGTCAGTTTGCATCTCCGCGTCGGCGGCAGAGTCGGAATCGTCCTGCAGCTTGGAGAAACTTTCGAGCGTTTCCTCTTGAGCACTCTTGGCTTCTTCGCTTACAGCAACTTGATCGGTCAAGCTTCCTGGAGAGGACTGCATGTTCGTCAGCAGTAGGTTGGCTGAGAACATTCCCCATAGGATAGAGCCCAAAGCAACAAGTAAACCGGGAGCCCACACACCGATGCGTCGTCGTCCTTGAACCACGGCTAAACCGAGTAAGCAAATCGCGAGAATGCCACCACCGCCAATCAGCATCCAGCTTGAGGTTTCGCGAACTTCGTCCATGCGAGATTGCAACTGCTGCTTGATAACAGCGAGAGCCTGTTGGTATTTCGATTGGATCGATTGACGATTGCTTCGCCGAACGACTGGAGTTGGGCTCGACTCGGATGGGGAGGTGGAGAGGTTCTGTTGGGCCAACTCGAGGGATGCCTCCGGGACCGATGGAACGGCATCCCGACGCCAATCGGAAAGCACTAAGACCTGGTCGAAGAAATCTCGATCTTGTTCAAGCTGCCGAACATCATCTGGCAGTTCAGCGGCAGTCGGAGGAAGAACGATCCGTTGATTCAGTAGGAAATCGCCTTCCAAACCTAGTGGTTGGCTTACCGGATTCGCGACTTCTGGCATGCGTTCCATCTGCACACCAAGCGTTGCTTGAGCTGGATTATTGTATTCGTTCTTCACCGAAACGTGTAAATCGAGTTGATCGCCGGGGGAGGCAGTGGTTGGCAACCCTTGGACGTCAACGGCATAGCGATGAACGGGAATGCGATAGATGATGCGTTCGGCGAGAAGCTCGGGCTTCTGCTGAGTTTCACCCGCGTCATCGAAATTTAGGCTGTACAACTGCACCCGCTGAGCACCGGTCGCTTCGGCTGGCAAGTTCAACTTCACTGGCTGCGTGATCGGTGCATTCACACCGACATCCCACACGTTGTGACCGATCGTTGAATAATCGTCACCCGCCACGAGTGCCATCGTGGTATTGGGAATCGCCACGCGAACATCGACTTCGAGAGGTTCGTTGGCGAACGCAACACCGTTGTTGACTTGTAGCGTTGCAGGAAGCTTCTTCGCGACAAACGATTGCTTGGCGACAGGACCCTGTTGTTCTTCGACGACTTCGACGGTGTACTGTTCCGCTTGCGTGGGAACGAAGCGAAACTCACCAAATTCGACCTTGGCTTTTTCCTGTTGTTGCTGAAGTGCCGGGACCTGGGCTGGCGTGTTGGCTGAGCTTACTTGCGTTCTAGCGGGTGGCATGTCTTCCAGGACCACTTGATTCGAGAAGTACAAACGATTCTCGACACCAGCGACCAAAGTGCCACCTTCCGGTTTGGCAGCAAGCCGAGCACGAGCTTGCCCAGCCGTGTTTGTTCTCGCGTAGCCATAACCTTGCGTCTGTCCGGCAAATGCGGGAGCATTTTGGCGGTCGGCTACCACCGACAATTCCCGTTGCTGGAAGTTGTTCTGCAACTCAGCACTTTCAATTGTCAGTTCGACGTTGTCCGCGGGTTGATCTGCGGGAATGGTCATGCGACCTTGGGCAACCCCTTTTAGTGTCGACCGCTCGGCACTGGCTATCTTGTTCAGCGTACCGTTGTTTTGCATGGACCAGAGGAAGTCGACATTAGCCGAACGGTCTTGCTGGTTTTGCGGGTCGAGCACAACCGCCCGGAAATTGACCGTTTCGCCTGGCTGAGCGAATTCTCGGTCGGTCTGCAAAACGGCAACGGGCTTCGGTGGGGCCGCTTTGACATCGAGCCCCAAGGTGCTTTTCACCTCGCCGCGATGGGCGATCACCTCCAACTTGGCAGCACTCGAGACTTCATCGGCCGGGATCTGGCAAACGACTTGACCATCCTTCGCTTCGGTCAGCCCGTAATAGACCGTCTCGTTCGCGGGTGATTTGAACCAATATTCAACTTTCGCATCGACGGGTTCGTTGTCGGCGTTCTCGACCGAAACAAAGAACTCGTTCCGTACCTCGGTCGCCATAAGCGAGGGGCCGGTGATCGATAGCGAGAGGTAATCGTCAGCCAGCCCTTTCGTCTGTTGCTGGAAAGCTACCGTTTGCTGTTGTTCCGTGAAGGTCAGCTTGGGGTAGGCTAGGGCGGCTACTAGCAGGCAAGCCGCGAGCGCTGAGATCACTTGCAGGGTACGTGTAGCCCAGTTCGTGCCGGCAACCGACTTGGGCATCGGCTGATCGGGTTCGCCTGCTTTGCGTTTCCATTCGCTGTAGTTCGGCGGCTGAGTTGAAACCTTGGTGACCTCGGCCAAAAGTTCCGTCCGTTCCTTAAGCTCGGCATAGTCCCGCGCCAGCTCGCCATCGGAACTGATGCGCGCGACCAACTCCGCGGACTCTTCGTCCGAGAGTAAGCCGTAGATCAGTTCCAGCATCTGCTGCTGGAGTAGTTCGCGGTCGTCCATAGCTCGTTCAGTTCTGCCTAAATGATTCCTGGTGAAATTATAAAGGATTCTTCCGTGGGGTTTCGGCTGGGGCTAGGTGTTGTCTCAGGTTGGCCAAGGCCATACGCATGCGTGTTTTGACGGTGCCCAAAGGGATGGAAAGTGCTTCGGCGATCGCTTCGTACGTAAGGTCTCCATTCTGACGAAGCAGGAATACTTCCCGTTCTTCGTCACGGAGCTGCGATACGGCAATCCGTAAGTGTTCCATCTGTTCCGACCTTTGAGCATGGTGGGCTGGCGTAGCTTCGCCGCTGGGTACCGAATGTTCTTCGTCTCCCAACGCTTGTCGCTTACGCCGCCAGGCGGTCATCCGCATATCACGGCCGGTATTCACGGCAATGCGAAAGATCCATGCCCGGACATTTTCAATTTCGGGTAGTTGTTCTCGGTTGCGCCAACATTTGATAAACGTCTCTTGTAGGGCATCGTGAGCATCTTCCATATTGCCTAACAAATGGTACAGCGTGCCCAATAGTTCCCCATGAAGGCCCGAAAAATGGGTCTCCAGCATTTGCCCTCCATTTTCTGGAGGGGGGGTACAGCTTGCGCGACGCGGATGCTCCACAATGGGCCCTTACGCAAAGATAGACGAGGTGGTCGACTAAAACGATTCAGTCTAAGCATCGATTTTTTAGCAGAATGAGTGCGATTTAACACCAGATTGGCCGGTTTTATGGGTTAGCGACGAAAAGGAACCCCTGGAAATCGCGGGATCGGCTTGTTTGGCACCCCTCTGTATCAGAATAATATTTATATGTGGCCTGAGACCGACAAGACGCAGCAATTACTCGAAGGTGCCCGAAACGGGGACACTTCGGCCCGTGATGCCCTTCTACAGCGGCATCGAGACTCGCTTCGACGGATGATCGAAATGCGACTGGATCGTCGTATCCAGCAGCGTGTCGACGCCAGCGACATCGTCCAGGAGGTGCTCGTCGATGCCAATCGACGGCTAGTCGACTACTTGGAAAATCCGAAAATGCCGTTTCATCTTTGGCTCCGACATATGGCCAAAGATCGCATTATCGACGCCCATCGTCGTCATCGGGTTAGCGGAAAGCGAAGTGTCGACCGCGAGCAAAACATGAATGTTGGTTTTAATATGGACCAATCTTCGGTTGATCTGGCGGCCCAGCTTTGTGATCAGAACGCGACGCCCGGGGCAGCTGCTACCATGCAGGAATTGCACGTTCGCTTTCAGGCCGCGATTGAGGAGCTGGAAGATCAAGATCGCGAGGTGGTGATCATGAGACACTTCGAACAACTCTCGAATCAGGATGTTGCTGCGGCGCTTGATCTGACACCGGCAGCGGCCAGTATGCGGTACTTGCGTGCGATTCGCCGTCTGCGATCCTTACTGGGACCAACGGCTAACGACGAGTAGTTCTCTCTTGCAAGGTTCGGCATGCCTCTAGACCCCGATCAGCTTGACCAGCAACTGGCCGAATTGCTCGACGATTTGACCCTTCGTGCCCAGCGGGGCGAAATGGTTGACCTAGATGTGGTGGCTTCTCAGCATCCGCATCTGGCGACGGAGCTACGAGAAGTATGGGGGGCCGTCATGTTGGCTGATGCGGTCGCGTTCAACATCTCGGTGACGAAGCCGAGTGCCAGTGACGAGGAACTTCCCGAAAAGCTCTCGCAGTTGAAGCTGCCACTGAAATTCGGCGACTACGAGCTGCTGGAAGAAATCGGCCGCGGTGGTATGGGAGTGGTCTATCGCGCACGTCAGATCAGTTTGAACCGCATCGTTGCCGTGAAGATGATCCTCAAAGCGCAATTAGCTTCTGAGGACGAGCTGAGTCGTTTTCTTGCGGAAGCGGAGTCGGCTGCTCGCTTGAGCCATCCTGGCATCGTGCCCGTCTATGAAGTGGGGCAACGGGATGGTCGATACTACTTCAGCATGAAGTACATCGAGGGGGAAACGTTGGCCGAACGTCTCGCTCGCGGGCCTATGCCTTCCAAGGAAATCGCTTACATGATGCGGACTGTTTCCAGTGCGGTGCACGAGGCGCATCAACACGGGATTCTGCACCGCGATTTGAAGCCGTCTAACATCTTGATCGATCGAAGCGGCGCACCGGTCGTAACCGATTTTGGTTTGGCGAAGCAGGTCACCGGCGACGTGGAAAGTATTACGCGAAGTGGTGCGATTCTAGGGACTCCAGCTTACATGGCTCCCGAACAGGCCAGTGGCGATCGTGGTGCTGTCGGGCCGGCGAGTGATGTGTACGGCTTGGGAACCATCCTTTTTGCGATGCTGACAGGCCAGCCTCCTTTTCAAGGGAAGCAACCGGTAGATGTGCTCCTGAAGGTTCTCGAGCAAGATCCGCCTTTCCCACATCAAGTCAATCCGCGTGTCGATCGTGACTTGGAAATGATCGCGCTGCGCTGCATGCAGAAACCGATCGATCTGCGATATCGTGACGCTCAGTCGCTTTGCAATGACTTCGATGCCTATTTGAACGACGAAGCAATCTCAGCACGCAGCGGCCAGTTTCTGCAAGTGTTCTCACGTTTGTTTCGTGAAACGCACAATGCCCATGTGTTAGAGAATTGGGGCGTGCTTTGGATGTGGCATAGTTTGGTGCTGCTGATTTGTTGCGTCGTGACTCAGATTCTTGAATGGAACCACGAC
The genomic region above belongs to Blastopirellula marina and contains:
- a CDS encoding GspE/PulE family protein, which encodes MQLSELHQRLLSHDVSAETYAEKVVDTLLDGAVKLQASDVHLQPTAEGFLVKVRIDGVLQRLGMVKHGQKTDIAARLKIMAGLLTYRTDIPQEGRVGEMSFGQEVRVSTFPALHGERVVIRILWQQVELQQLGDLRLPPVISHDLIGLLSESSGMILVAGPAGSGKSTTAYACLRHINAQGEGARSIVTLEDPIESEIPGISQSNIRPNTTFDFAAGLRSLMRQDPEVILVGEIRDPETAETAMQASLTGQLVLSTFHSGSAAESVRRLIDMGIPPYMIQSGLLGVLHQRLVRKLCHCAVACDNDNRFGFQILGMKQPAGCPDCRGTGYLGRTLLAEWLVPHKHRLAKLALDAATSAQIEDWAVRAGMQTRWPEAEELLSSGVTSPAEIRRVLGFRDDPSQHKDD
- a CDS encoding undecaprenyl-diphosphate phosphatase, translated to MELPVWQIILLAVVQGIAEFLPISSSGHLVVLATLLGADAETFDLIELNIVLHAGTLGSILVVYRKQLYEALTKDWRILFLLAIATIPAVIAAILLKVTDADAMLESPLVAGVCLLFTGAILLLSQKLNQTEESYAETSWWQAWWIGCAQAMAILPGISRSGSTICSGQALGLSREGAATFSFLMAVPAILGAITLETAKKLGESGESEGGMPAWLLLLGAVVSFAVGWASLVLLLKMVQRGRLHWFAWWCFAVGLFVIIWQTTIG
- a CDS encoding RNA polymerase sigma factor — protein: MLETHFSGLHGELLGTLYHLLGNMEDAHDALQETFIKCWRNREQLPEIENVRAWIFRIAVNTGRDMRMTAWRRKRQALGDEEHSVPSGEATPAHHAQRSEQMEHLRIAVSQLRDEEREVFLLRQNGDLTYEAIAEALSIPLGTVKTRMRMALANLRQHLAPAETPRKNPL
- a CDS encoding sigma-70 family RNA polymerase sigma factor; translated protein: MWPETDKTQQLLEGARNGDTSARDALLQRHRDSLRRMIEMRLDRRIQQRVDASDIVQEVLVDANRRLVDYLENPKMPFHLWLRHMAKDRIIDAHRRHRVSGKRSVDREQNMNVGFNMDQSSVDLAAQLCDQNATPGAAATMQELHVRFQAAIEELEDQDREVVIMRHFEQLSNQDVAAALDLTPAAASMRYLRAIRRLRSLLGPTANDE
- a CDS encoding serine/threonine-protein kinase, with amino-acid sequence MPLDPDQLDQQLAELLDDLTLRAQRGEMVDLDVVASQHPHLATELREVWGAVMLADAVAFNISVTKPSASDEELPEKLSQLKLPLKFGDYELLEEIGRGGMGVVYRARQISLNRIVAVKMILKAQLASEDELSRFLAEAESAARLSHPGIVPVYEVGQRDGRYYFSMKYIEGETLAERLARGPMPSKEIAYMMRTVSSAVHEAHQHGILHRDLKPSNILIDRSGAPVVTDFGLAKQVTGDVESITRSGAILGTPAYMAPEQASGDRGAVGPASDVYGLGTILFAMLTGQPPFQGKQPVDVLLKVLEQDPPFPHQVNPRVDRDLEMIALRCMQKPIDLRYRDAQSLCNDFDAYLNDEAISARSGQFLQVFSRLFRETHNAHVLENWGVLWMWHSLVLLICCVVTQILEWNHDEVRWHYILIWTVISGIWAAFFWYMRRRMGPVTFVERQVAHVWGSGLIGVACLFPIEWMLGLKALELSPLLAIISGMIFLVKGGILTGWFYFQALALFLCSIPMALWPDAAHLIFGVVAAGSFFIPGLQYYRQRLRTRSEMGKIAAPSTFVE